One Ranitomeya variabilis isolate aRanVar5 chromosome 5, aRanVar5.hap1, whole genome shotgun sequence DNA window includes the following coding sequences:
- the LOC143774700 gene encoding olfactory receptor 5G9-like, translating to MGKQYSHSMRLGNDSSEKSWSNSTLIPAFFLILHTPQTTHFTVPIIKSYDLIEQDLTLKIKIDFNQTELHGQAVIKSFKQSHKWENNLTVITEFFLLGFQVSQRIRILLFCLLLVIYCGTICGNVLIISLVSTSKNLHTPMYFFISQLSISDIILPTDIVPNMLHILLNNGGTITFNNCIFQLYVFGASETFECLLLTVMSYDRYVAICNPLRYTSIMTDGHCMILTVICWMFGWFIVLIDFMEAANLNFCGQNIIDHLFCDIVPLIDLACSDTFIVHLEIYLLSIPILIIPTTIIVISYTYIVLTVLKISSTTGRQKAFSTCSSHLIVVSIYYWTMFIVYIVPTKGQTLTTSKILSLLYTVFTPLINPIIYSLRNADIRKAVQKTVDFVNYSVHCMHY from the exons ATGGGGAAACAATATAGTCACTCAATGAGACTGGGAAATGATAGTTCTGAGAAATCCTGGAGTAACAGCACCTTAATACCAGCCTTTTTCTTGATTCTTCACACACCACAAACAACT CACTTTACTGTACCTATTATTAAATCGTATGATCTGATTGAACAAGATTTAACACTTAAGATCAAAATAGACTTTAATCAAACAGAGTTACATGGACAAGCTGTGATTAAGAGTTTTAAACAGTCTCATAAATGG GAAAACAATCTGACTGTGATCACAGAATTTTTTCTTTTAGGATTTCAAGTCAGTCAACGTATAAGAATTTTACTGTTTTGTCTTCTCCTCGTGATTTATTGTGGGACAATATGTGGAAATGTCCTGATCATCTCCCTGGTGTCCACCAGCAAGAACCTCCACACCCCAATGTACTTCTTCATCTCACAACTGTCCATCAGTGACATAATCCTACCCACAGATATTGTCCCCAACATGCTCCATATCCTACTGAACAATGGTGGAACCATTACTTTTAACaactgcatttttcaactttatgtTTTTGGTGCCTCAGAAACATTTGAATGTCTTCTTCTGACAGTGATGTCTTATGACAGATACGTGGCCATCTGCAATCCCCTACGTTATACCTCTATAATGACAGATGGACATTGTATGATACTGACTGTCATCTGTTGGATGTTTGGATGGTTTATAGTTTTAATTGACTTCATGGAAGCAGCAAATTTGAATTTTTGTGGACAAAATATCATTGACCATTTATTTTGTGATATTGTTCCTTTGATAGATCTTGCCTGTTCTGACACCTTCATTGTTCACCTAGAGATTTATTTACTGAGTATTCCAATATTAATAATCCCAACTACAATCATTGTAATATCTTACACCTATATAGTTTTAACAGTCTTGAAGATCTCATCCACTACTGGTAGacagaaagccttctccacctgtagcTCCCACCTCATTGTGGTCTCCATATATTACTGGACAATGTTCATAGTTTATATAGTCCCAACAAAAGGCCAAACACTTACTACAAGTAAGATCCTatcactgctatatactgtgttcACACCATTGATCAATCCTATTATATACAGTCTGAGAAATGCAGATATTAGAAAAGCCGTACAGAAAACAGTGGATTTTGTAAACTACTCAGTACATTGTATGCATTACTGA